A region of Schistosoma mansoni strain Puerto Rico chromosome 1, complete genome DNA encodes the following proteins:
- a CDS encoding putative glycosyltransferase 14 family member: MNDAFTHEIKMSIIRFEVFLIKFRHYIPVKSLILKSFLILSVLMLYYLLYSSIEVSNDINQFQTERYREVRRICEYLLKNKIIHPNNGVFERIQSYWNESYMNLSNHNTCEKFKLFQSHVIQSSMEEKLFPLAFSLSVHQNIKQVSRLLRLIYRSHNLYCIHVDSKSSIEFYNQVLELARCYGLNVMVLNRTEIVNIQWGYYSILEAFLVCAGKLIKNTDYKWKYILNVNGQELPLRTNWELVAALKAINGSNVVEGIGPNFNPSRWPKKKFSFPIIWNKGSFYMALKREFVHFYQTDRKAKEILNAIKSERHLKKHPDEVFFPTLTHNPLIGAPGACNEIHVTNKSDPRKNFVARYVTWFHEGCKSSRVRNAVCIIGINDLPYITSRIEFFANKFHDDFEPIAYDCTEYYIMNKVLNEMKSKQLDPSFNVTPYSILHCSQNHI; the protein is encoded by the exons ATGAATGATGCTTTCACACATGAAATAAAAATGTCCATAATACGATTTGAAGTTTTTCTTATCAAATTTCGTCATTATATTCCAGTGAAAAGTTTAATATTGAAAAGTTTTCTAATTTTATCAGTCCTTatgttatactacttattatattCGTCCATCGAAGTTAGTAATGATATAAATCAGTTTCAGACAGAAAGATACAGAGAAGTTCGAAGAATTTGTGAATATTTGctcaaaaataaaattatacatCCCAATAATGGAGTTTTTGAAAGAATTCAGTCATATTGGAACGAAAGCTATATGAATTTATCAAATCATAATACATGTGAAAAATTTAAATTGTTCcaaagtcatgtcattcaatCTTCAATGGAAGAGAAACTATTTCCTTTAGCATTTAGTTTATCTGTTCATCAAAATATTAAACAAGTATCACGTCTCCTTCGACTGATATACAGATCACATAACTTGTATTGTATTCATGTAGATTCTAAATCCTCAATTGAATTTTATAATCAAGTGTTAGAGTTGGCCCGATGTTATGGTTTAAATGTGATGGTGTTGAATCGGACAGAAATTGTCAATATTCAGTGGGGATATTATTCAATACTTGAAGCGTTTCTTGTATGTGCaggtaaattaataaaaaacacAGACTATAAGTGGAAATATATATTGAATGTGAATGGACAAGAATTACCTTTGAGGACAAACTGGGAGTTGGTTGCTGCATTAAAAGCAATAAACGGATCGAATGTCGTCGAAGGCATAGGTCCAAATTTCAACCCTTCACGTTGGCCTAAAAAGAAGTTCTCATTTCCC ATTATTTGGAACAAGGGAAGCTTTTACATGGCATTAAAGCGAGAGTTTGTTCATTTCTATCAAACTGATCGAAAAGCAAAGGAAATACTCAACGCGATAAAATCAGAAAGACACTTAAAAAAACATCCAGATGAAGTATTTTTTCCTACACTAACTCATAATCCATTAATTGGTGCCCCTGGTGCTTGTAATGAAATTCATGTTACTAATAAATCAGATCCACGGAAAAATTTCGTTGCTCGTTATGTAACATGGTTTCATGAAGGTTGCAAAAGTTCAAGAGTGCGTAATGCTGTTTGCATTATAGGCATAAACGACCTTCCATATATAACATCACGAATCGAATTTTTCGCCAATAAGTTTCATGATGATTTTGAGCCGATTGCATATGATTGTACAGAGTATTATATCATGAATAAAGTTTTAAACGAGATGAAAAGTAAACAATTAGATCCAAGTTTTAATGTAACACCTTACTCTATATTGCATTGTTCACAAAATCATAtctaa